One stretch of Dokdonia sp. Hel_I_53 DNA includes these proteins:
- a CDS encoding universal stress protein, which produces MKNILVPIGSSSNASNTLQYAIDLADTMDANVYAISVFQELSKVGGLSKVNSILREESEKKLSKVLSSVNHKNVSVIAHPIKGGIVEGVERFNKHVHVDLMVLSPRSNSVRDEVYLGNTTGKLIKETNIAALVVPEHVTFTNPTQILMAFKNGNFDKKRQLEPLRKFQKNFGTDVHLLHVETPDSTDSMLQVSEDLERIKKSYKKTVNATTYQGVLEHFQSFNPDIICVVRRKRGFFKKLWEKNVVLKKEFFTSKPLLILRVKH; this is translated from the coding sequence ATGAAAAATATTTTGGTTCCTATAGGTTCATCATCAAATGCTTCAAACACATTACAATATGCTATAGACTTAGCAGATACGATGGATGCAAACGTATATGCCATCTCTGTTTTTCAAGAACTCTCTAAAGTTGGTGGGCTTTCAAAAGTAAACTCTATTCTTAGAGAAGAGTCAGAAAAGAAATTATCAAAAGTATTGTCTAGTGTTAACCACAAAAATGTTTCTGTAATTGCACACCCAATAAAAGGAGGAATCGTTGAAGGAGTGGAGCGTTTTAATAAACATGTCCATGTGGATTTAATGGTTCTCTCTCCACGCAGTAACTCTGTAAGGGATGAAGTTTACTTGGGTAACACGACAGGTAAGCTTATAAAGGAGACAAATATTGCCGCATTGGTTGTGCCAGAACATGTAACATTTACAAATCCCACACAAATACTGATGGCTTTTAAGAATGGTAATTTTGACAAAAAGCGTCAGTTAGAACCTTTGCGTAAATTCCAAAAAAACTTTGGCACAGACGTACACTTATTGCATGTAGAAACTCCAGATAGTACGGATAGTATGCTTCAGGTTTCTGAAGATTTAGAGAGAATAAAAAAATCTTATAAGAAAACCGTAAATGCAACAACTTATCAAGGTGTACTTGAACATTTTCAGTCTTTTAACCCCGACATTATTTGTGTAGTGAGAAGAAAGCGTGGTTTTTTTAAGAAGCTTTGGGAGAAAAATGTAGTTCTAAAGAAAGAATTTTTTACAAGCAAGCCATTACTCATATTAAGAGTAAAGCATTAG
- a CDS encoding MATE family efflux transporter codes for MSTQIDISFNRIQRLAIPAIIAGIAEPVLSSTDAAVVGNISENSIESLAAVGIVGSFLSMLIWILGQTRSAISAIISQNLGAGKLDDIKVLPAQAIFFNILLSIIVLASTYFFVAEIFTLLNATGLVLDLSIDYYNIRVWGFPLTLFTFAVFGIFRGLQNTFWPMVVAIIGATLNILLDFLFVYGVEGYIPEMGVKGAAWASLIAQAIMAVMALLLLVKKTTISLKLQFPLHPEIKRLVSMSLNLFVRSFSLNIALVLAVREATDISDETVAAHTIVANIWLFTAFFLDGYGAAGNLLSGRLLGARDYKKLWDLTKKVIKYNLVVATFLIILCSLLYKPLGLLFSNEGAVLTIFYSVFFIVIIMQPINAIAFTLDAIFKGLGEMAWLRNTLLIATFIGFVPVLYLSKYFHWGIIGIWLSFMVWMIFRASALIYFYHKKYYRLAINTTS; via the coding sequence CTGAGCACTCAAATAGATATTTCTTTTAACCGTATACAGCGACTAGCCATTCCGGCAATAATAGCTGGAATTGCAGAGCCTGTATTATCTAGCACAGACGCAGCTGTGGTAGGAAATATAAGCGAAAATAGTATCGAGTCTCTTGCGGCGGTTGGTATTGTGGGTTCATTTCTCTCAATGCTCATCTGGATTTTAGGTCAAACCCGCAGTGCTATATCTGCTATCATTTCTCAAAATCTAGGTGCAGGAAAACTTGATGATATAAAAGTGCTCCCTGCACAAGCTATATTTTTTAACATCTTACTTAGTATCATCGTACTTGCTAGTACTTACTTCTTTGTGGCAGAGATTTTTACCTTACTCAATGCGACAGGACTTGTTTTAGATTTGAGTATTGATTACTATAATATACGTGTATGGGGGTTCCCTCTTACCTTATTTACGTTTGCCGTTTTTGGCATTTTTAGGGGATTACAAAATACATTTTGGCCTATGGTAGTCGCTATTATAGGGGCTACTTTAAACATTTTACTTGATTTTTTGTTTGTATATGGTGTTGAGGGTTATATTCCTGAAATGGGAGTAAAGGGTGCTGCTTGGGCGAGTTTAATAGCCCAAGCAATAATGGCCGTAATGGCTTTGCTATTATTAGTAAAGAAAACAACTATTTCTTTAAAACTACAATTCCCACTTCATCCAGAAATTAAACGGCTAGTCTCGATGAGTCTCAACCTCTTTGTGCGATCTTTCTCCCTTAATATTGCACTAGTTTTAGCAGTAAGGGAAGCGACAGATATCAGTGATGAAACTGTAGCTGCCCACACTATTGTTGCTAATATTTGGTTATTTACAGCCTTTTTTCTAGATGGATATGGTGCGGCCGGTAATCTGTTAAGCGGGCGTTTATTAGGAGCACGCGATTATAAGAAACTCTGGGACCTTACAAAAAAAGTTATAAAGTATAATCTTGTTGTGGCTACGTTTTTGATCATACTTTGTAGTCTTCTATACAAACCTTTAGGACTTCTTTTTAGTAATGAAGGCGCTGTGCTCACTATTTTCTATAGCGTTTTCTTTATCGTTATCATAATGCAGCCTATCAACGCTATTGCGTTTACCTTAGATGCTATTTTTAAAGGACTGGGTGAAATGGCCTGGTTAAGAAATACGTTGTTGATAGCAACTTTTATAGGGTTTGTACCTGTTCTCTACCTAAGCAAGTATTTTCACTGGGGTATTATTGGAATTTGGCTTTCTTTTATGGTATGGATGATCTTTCGCGCAAGCGCACTCATCTATTTCTATCATAAGAAATATTATAGATTAGCTATAAATACTACTTCTTAA
- a CDS encoding cation:proton antiporter, which produces MLELAGIIILGIIAQWAAWRLKLPAILPLLLIGLFVGPISTLISEDGTKWIQPIWDGSEGLFPGESLYWFVSLAISIILFEGGLTLKREEIRNVGPVITKLISLGSLVTFVGAGFAAYWIFGLSLQISLLFSGLIIVTGPTVISPILRNVPVKRDISTVLKWEGILIDPIGALVAVLMYEFISVGQGAEFTKTALVEFGKIVLFGSTFGFTFAHALALIVKKKLVPHYLMNVFTLAAVLGVFVMSDQFAHESGLLAVVVMGMVLGNINLPNIKELLYFKESLSVLLISVLFILLSANMNIADLELLYRWDTLFLFLVVVFIVRPIGVFLSTMGSNLSMGAKLFISWVGPRGIVAAGIASLFGSKLILKGEPGAEYITPLVFMIVLGTVLLNATTARLFAKIVGVFLTKSEGILIIGSSEMPRLIAKYLQKNGRHVVLMDSNVTNIRTAKESGLTALQANIYADDLTDDVELSDIGYLMSLTGNSEINKYAINRFRKQFGENGAYRLISKREMDNVTQLPKEGLFSSTDDFINMTEVTRQFPTINEVAINSSAEYHSIAKIIAEDHDMIPLFVKESDGTIDIISSLVQELELKSFEDSYIVYLGKPLADETIQQVKDSTRSPSDREEGEIEIPIGD; this is translated from the coding sequence ATGTTAGAACTAGCGGGAATCATCATATTGGGAATAATTGCACAGTGGGCTGCATGGCGTTTAAAGCTACCTGCAATTTTGCCTCTATTGTTAATTGGACTTTTTGTAGGGCCTATTTCTACACTAATTTCTGAGGATGGTACAAAGTGGATACAGCCTATATGGGACGGTAGTGAGGGTCTTTTTCCAGGAGAAAGTCTTTATTGGTTTGTCTCACTAGCAATCTCAATTATTCTTTTTGAAGGAGGACTCACACTCAAGAGAGAAGAGATACGTAATGTAGGCCCAGTAATTACAAAACTTATTTCTCTTGGTAGTCTTGTAACTTTTGTAGGTGCAGGTTTTGCTGCGTACTGGATTTTTGGATTGAGTTTACAAATTTCTCTACTTTTTTCTGGGCTAATAATAGTGACAGGACCTACTGTAATTTCTCCCATACTTAGAAATGTTCCCGTAAAGAGGGATATCTCTACGGTTCTAAAATGGGAAGGTATTTTAATAGACCCAATAGGTGCTCTTGTTGCCGTATTAATGTATGAATTTATATCCGTAGGACAAGGAGCTGAATTTACAAAGACAGCCTTAGTGGAATTTGGAAAAATTGTACTTTTTGGAAGTACATTTGGTTTTACATTTGCCCACGCTTTAGCGTTAATAGTAAAGAAAAAATTGGTGCCACATTACCTAATGAATGTCTTTACACTGGCTGCTGTGCTAGGCGTTTTTGTGATGTCAGATCAATTTGCTCACGAGTCAGGATTACTCGCGGTGGTGGTCATGGGAATGGTTTTAGGAAACATTAACCTGCCTAATATAAAAGAATTACTATATTTCAAAGAGTCGCTTAGTGTTCTCTTAATCTCTGTTTTATTTATATTACTCTCAGCAAATATGAATATTGCTGATCTAGAATTATTATACAGATGGGACACGCTCTTTCTGTTTTTAGTTGTAGTTTTTATAGTAAGACCTATAGGGGTTTTCTTAAGTACCATGGGCTCAAACCTAAGCATGGGGGCAAAGCTTTTTATATCTTGGGTAGGACCTAGAGGTATTGTAGCCGCAGGTATTGCTTCCCTTTTTGGTTCAAAACTAATTTTAAAAGGAGAGCCCGGAGCAGAATATATTACCCCGCTCGTTTTTATGATTGTACTAGGTACTGTATTGCTCAATGCAACCACGGCAAGACTTTTTGCAAAAATAGTAGGAGTCTTTTTAACAAAGTCTGAGGGCATACTAATTATAGGTTCTTCAGAAATGCCACGACTTATAGCTAAATATTTACAAAAAAATGGTCGCCATGTAGTGCTTATGGATAGTAACGTAACTAATATCCGTACCGCTAAAGAATCTGGATTAACAGCGTTACAGGCAAATATTTATGCAGATGACCTCACAGATGATGTAGAGCTTAGTGACATAGGTTACTTAATGTCACTCACAGGAAATAGCGAGATTAATAAATATGCGATTAATAGATTTAGAAAGCAATTTGGGGAAAATGGTGCCTATCGCCTCATTTCCAAAAGAGAAATGGATAATGTTACTCAATTGCCTAAAGAAGGGTTATTTTCATCTACAGATGATTTTATAAATATGACGGAAGTTACACGCCAATTCCCTACTATTAACGAAGTCGCTATCAATAGCTCAGCAGAGTATCATAGTATTGCAAAAATTATTGCAGAGGACCACGACATGATCCCGCTTTTCGTAAAAGAATCAGATGGTACTATTGATATTATAAGTTCGCTTGTCCAAGAACTAGAACTTAAATCGTTTGAAGATAGCTACATAGTATATTTAGGTAAACCTCTTGCAGACGAAACTATTCAACAAGTAAAAGATAGTACTAGAAGCCCGAGCGATAGAGAAGAAGGAGAGATAGAAATACCAATAGGAGATTAA
- a CDS encoding MBL fold metallo-hydrolase: protein MKIYPIEAGNFKLDGGAMFGVVPKSIWSRTNPADSNNLIDIAARCMLIENGDRLTLIDNGMGNKQSDKFFGYYYQWGNHSIDASLKKYGFHRDDITDVFMTHLHFDHVGGAIQWNKNHTGYEPAFKNAKFWTNENHWNWAIKPNNREKASFLKENLIPMHESGHLHFIDRGIEEYKANTELNFGILFADGHTEKQMLPHIEIAGKIVVFMADLLPTVGHIPVPYVTGYDTRPLLSIDEKERFLKTAADRNYYLWLEHDAHNELITVQHTDKGVRLKDTYTFNELFN, encoded by the coding sequence ATGAAAATATACCCTATTGAAGCTGGAAATTTTAAACTAGATGGCGGCGCTATGTTTGGTGTGGTTCCAAAATCTATCTGGAGTCGAACAAACCCAGCAGATTCAAATAACCTTATTGATATTGCCGCTCGATGTATGCTTATTGAAAATGGTGATCGACTCACCCTTATCGATAATGGGATGGGAAATAAACAATCTGATAAATTTTTTGGATATTATTACCAGTGGGGAAATCACTCTATAGATGCATCTTTAAAAAAATATGGATTTCACAGAGATGATATTACAGATGTTTTTATGACTCACTTGCATTTTGACCACGTGGGTGGCGCTATCCAGTGGAATAAAAACCACACGGGATACGAGCCTGCTTTTAAAAATGCAAAATTTTGGACTAATGAAAATCACTGGAATTGGGCCATTAAACCTAACAATAGAGAAAAGGCTAGTTTTTTAAAAGAGAATCTTATTCCAATGCATGAAAGTGGCCACTTACACTTCATAGATAGAGGCATTGAAGAATATAAAGCAAATACAGAACTCAATTTTGGTATTTTATTTGCAGATGGACACACAGAAAAACAAATGCTTCCTCATATTGAAATTGCAGGAAAAATAGTTGTTTTTATGGCAGATCTCTTACCTACGGTAGGCCATATTCCTGTTCCTTATGTAACAGGTTATGATACAAGACCTCTACTTTCTATTGATGAAAAGGAGCGTTTTTTAAAAACAGCAGCAGATAGAAACTATTACCTCTGGTTAGAACACGACGCGCACAATGAATTAATTACCGTCCAGCACACTGATAAAGGCGTGCGACTCAAGGACACTTATACCTTTAATGAACTATTTAATTAA
- a CDS encoding S8 family peptidase, with amino-acid sequence MKIKNLKPILFAAVASTFLVACDTPSALVTVPVENVDDNPLKISSLTEEQEKTWSHLDLKMDTIPGMSVDRTYKEILPGKSGQQVIVAVIDSGVDITHEDLKNKIWTNPKEIPGNNKDDDSNGYVDDMHGWNFLGDVTSEQLEFVRIIKRYDAQFSGKTLANIPANQKDAFLQYQKAKGEYDTKVGEAQANKARYEQILSQLKTSHAAVKAKLGKEDYTAAELKAITNPSPEMQNHIGFLTQMLGYADSIPEFMKNIEEGVEYFTNQLEANYNKTADFRKQLGDDPYDLTDKVYGNNNVYGPEPDGAKHGTHVAGIIAAQRNNGKGMNGVANDNIKIMVLRAVPDGDEYDKDIALAIRYAVDNGAKVINTSFGKYYAQNPEWVYDAIKYAAKNDVLIVNAAGNEGLSLDDPANRVYPNDQLDNVSEMADTFLTVGALNLKYGGELVAGFSNYGKSNVDVFAPGVKIYATTPENTYDFLQGTSMASPNTAGVAAMLRSYYPKLSASQVKNIIMKSGLTTNTSVILGGDTEKQARFSELSKSGEMVNMYNAFRLAELQK; translated from the coding sequence ATGAAAATAAAAAACCTAAAACCTATTCTCTTTGCAGCAGTAGCTAGCACCTTTCTTGTGGCCTGTGACACTCCCTCAGCTCTCGTTACAGTACCTGTAGAAAATGTAGATGATAATCCGTTAAAGATTAGTAGTCTTACTGAAGAGCAAGAAAAAACCTGGAGCCACCTAGATCTAAAAATGGATACCATACCAGGAATGAGTGTTGACCGCACCTATAAAGAAATATTACCTGGTAAATCTGGGCAACAAGTAATTGTTGCAGTTATAGATTCTGGAGTAGATATTACCCATGAGGATCTTAAAAATAAAATATGGACAAACCCAAAAGAGATCCCAGGAAATAATAAAGATGATGATAGTAATGGCTATGTTGATGATATGCATGGGTGGAACTTCTTGGGCGATGTTACATCAGAGCAACTTGAATTTGTACGTATAATCAAGCGATATGACGCTCAATTTTCTGGAAAAACACTTGCAAACATTCCAGCAAACCAAAAAGATGCTTTCTTGCAATATCAAAAAGCAAAAGGAGAGTACGATACTAAGGTGGGGGAAGCACAAGCAAACAAAGCTAGGTATGAGCAAATATTAAGTCAGCTTAAAACATCACATGCTGCTGTAAAAGCAAAGCTTGGAAAAGAAGACTATACGGCTGCTGAGTTAAAAGCTATCACAAATCCTTCTCCAGAAATGCAGAATCACATTGGTTTTCTTACGCAAATGCTGGGGTATGCAGATAGCATCCCAGAATTTATGAAAAACATAGAAGAAGGTGTGGAGTACTTTACAAATCAGCTTGAAGCAAATTATAATAAAACAGCAGATTTTAGGAAGCAACTAGGGGATGATCCTTATGATTTAACAGACAAAGTATACGGAAATAACAATGTTTATGGGCCAGAGCCAGACGGTGCAAAACACGGTACACACGTAGCAGGTATTATTGCTGCACAACGTAACAATGGCAAAGGAATGAACGGTGTGGCAAATGATAATATCAAGATTATGGTGTTACGCGCTGTTCCAGATGGAGATGAATATGATAAAGATATTGCACTTGCTATTCGTTATGCAGTAGATAATGGTGCAAAAGTAATCAACACCTCTTTCGGTAAATACTATGCTCAAAACCCAGAATGGGTCTATGATGCGATAAAGTATGCTGCAAAAAACGATGTCCTTATTGTAAATGCTGCTGGAAATGAAGGATTGAGCCTAGATGACCCAGCAAATAGAGTATATCCAAATGATCAATTAGACAATGTCTCTGAAATGGCAGATACCTTCTTAACAGTAGGTGCTCTTAACTTAAAATATGGTGGTGAGCTTGTTGCAGGTTTTTCAAACTATGGTAAATCTAATGTAGATGTTTTTGCACCAGGTGTAAAAATTTATGCAACTACCCCAGAAAACACATATGACTTCCTACAAGGTACATCCATGGCTTCGCCAAACACTGCTGGTGTGGCTGCTATGTTGCGTAGCTACTATCCAAAACTCTCTGCTTCTCAAGTTAAAAATATCATTATGAAAAGTGGTTTAACAACAAATACATCTGTTATCTTGGGGGGCGATACAGAAAAACAAGCTCGTTTTAGTGAGCTTTCAAAATCTGGAGAAATGGTTAATATGTACAATGCTTTTAGACTGGCAGAATTACAGAAGTAA
- a CDS encoding M1 family metallopeptidase, which translates to MKYNLRIFALIFVFAFAKAFAQNNTSYWQQHVDYKMEIDMDVKSYQYDGKQKLEYTNNSPETLDRVFYHLYFNAFQPGSEMDVRSRTIADPDGRVKDRISKLTPDEIGFIKINSLTQDGTPLTYEVAGTVLEVELAEPIKPGKSTTFEMDFKGQVPAQIRRSGRNNKEGVALSMTQWYPKMAEYDFEGWHADPYIAREFHGVWGDFDVTINIDKDYTIGGTGYLQNPKEIGHGYNGPSMKPGKGKNGILSWHFKAPNVHDFTWAADPEYIHDITKGENDVDLHFFYKDNDAIKENWKKLQPMTAQLLAYFNNNVGTYPYNQYSVIQGGDGGMEYAMCTLITGERKFGSLFGVTAHEMAHTWFQFLLASNEAKHEWMDEGFTSYISALAENEITGGDNPNPLAGSYRGYYYLVKSGKEQPQTTHADRYNENMPYSIAAYSKGAVFLAQLGYVIGKENLDKTLKKYFDDFAFKHPTPNDIKRTAEKVSGIELDWYLMDWAQTTNTIDYGITSVEADGDNTKVTLTRKGLMPMPIDLYVEKSDGSKMSYYIPLRMMRAEKENQTPNIMRKQLEDWPWTNPTYSFVIDAPLKDVKMMTIDPTRLMADIDQEDNTWIKE; encoded by the coding sequence ATGAAATACAACTTAAGAATTTTTGCCTTGATATTTGTTTTTGCTTTCGCGAAAGCGTTTGCTCAAAATAATACCTCGTACTGGCAACAACATGTAGACTATAAAATGGAAATTGATATGGACGTAAAGTCGTATCAATATGATGGAAAACAGAAATTAGAGTACACTAACAACTCTCCTGAGACCTTAGACCGTGTATTTTACCATTTATATTTTAACGCCTTTCAACCTGGAAGTGAGATGGATGTACGCTCACGCACTATTGCAGATCCAGACGGTCGTGTAAAAGATCGTATAAGTAAATTAACTCCAGATGAAATAGGATTTATAAAAATAAATTCTTTAACCCAAGACGGTACTCCACTAACCTATGAGGTGGCTGGAACGGTTCTAGAAGTAGAGCTTGCAGAACCCATAAAGCCAGGAAAATCTACCACCTTTGAGATGGACTTTAAAGGTCAAGTACCTGCACAAATACGTCGTTCTGGTCGTAACAATAAAGAAGGTGTTGCGCTATCAATGACGCAATGGTATCCTAAAATGGCCGAATATGATTTTGAAGGATGGCACGCAGATCCATACATTGCTCGTGAGTTTCACGGGGTGTGGGGAGATTTTGACGTAACTATTAATATTGATAAGGATTACACTATTGGAGGAACGGGATACTTACAAAATCCTAAAGAAATTGGTCACGGATATAATGGCCCCTCTATGAAGCCTGGAAAGGGTAAAAATGGAATACTATCTTGGCATTTTAAGGCTCCCAACGTACATGATTTTACGTGGGCTGCAGACCCAGAATATATCCATGACATTACAAAGGGAGAAAATGATGTAGACTTACATTTCTTCTATAAAGATAATGACGCAATCAAGGAAAATTGGAAAAAGCTACAGCCTATGACAGCGCAATTGCTGGCTTATTTTAATAATAATGTGGGTACATATCCCTACAACCAATATTCTGTCATACAAGGAGGTGATGGTGGTATGGAATATGCGATGTGTACATTAATTACTGGAGAACGCAAGTTTGGAAGTTTATTTGGTGTGACTGCTCATGAGATGGCACATACATGGTTTCAGTTTTTACTAGCTAGTAATGAGGCAAAGCACGAGTGGATGGATGAAGGTTTTACGTCTTACATCTCTGCTCTAGCAGAAAATGAAATTACAGGTGGTGACAACCCAAATCCACTTGCTGGATCTTACAGAGGCTATTACTATTTAGTAAAGTCAGGTAAAGAGCAGCCGCAAACAACACATGCAGATCGCTACAATGAAAATATGCCTTACAGCATTGCTGCATATAGTAAGGGTGCCGTATTTCTCGCACAACTGGGGTATGTAATAGGAAAAGAAAACCTTGACAAAACACTTAAGAAATACTTCGATGATTTTGCATTCAAACACCCTACTCCTAATGACATTAAACGAACCGCAGAAAAAGTTTCTGGAATAGAACTAGACTGGTATCTAATGGATTGGGCACAAACGACAAACACCATCGATTACGGAATCACTAGTGTTGAAGCAGACGGGGACAACACAAAGGTTACGCTTACGCGAAAAGGGCTCATGCCCATGCCTATAGATCTTTATGTAGAAAAATCAGATGGGAGCAAAATGTCTTACTACATCCCACTCAGAATGATGCGTGCTGAAAAAGAAAATCAAACTCCAAATATTATGCGTAAGCAGTTAGAAGATTGGCCTTGGACGAACCCAACGTATTCGTTTGTGATCGATGCTCCTTTAAAGGACGTAAAGATGATGACAATAGACCCTACTAGATTAATGGCAGATATTGATCAAGAAGATAATACTTGGATCAAAGAATAG
- a CDS encoding peptidoglycan DD-metalloendopeptidase family protein, protein MKNFFFLLLLIGFINISSAQNDIPKHQEVVNLFEKHFNNGNDQALFDLFSESMQSFLPLEKAITYFSNLKNNLGKIEAYKFDRITRKGFASYKTTFTNGLFSINIASNKESKITGLFIEPYKENKLPVLEKNISDLILPFTKTWTVTWGGDTVMQNYHVESTAQKNAFDLVITDTSGKSYKTDGKTNEDYYAFGKHLIAPCDAEVVLVVDGIKDNLPGELNPIYVPGNTVILKTSNDEFLYFAHFKQHSIIVELGQKVVQGELLGLCGNSGNSSEPHLHYHMQNVEDMNVATGAKSYFKSIEVNGEVKVDYSPVKGDKVSNPN, encoded by the coding sequence ATGAAGAATTTTTTCTTTCTCCTATTACTTATTGGGTTTATAAATATAAGTAGTGCTCAAAATGATATACCTAAGCATCAAGAGGTTGTAAACCTGTTTGAAAAACATTTTAATAATGGAAATGACCAAGCGTTATTTGATCTATTTTCAGAAAGCATGCAGTCTTTTCTGCCTTTAGAAAAAGCTATAACTTACTTCTCAAATCTCAAAAATAATCTTGGTAAAATAGAAGCTTATAAATTTGATAGAATAACTCGAAAAGGTTTTGCCTCTTATAAAACTACCTTCACTAATGGACTTTTTTCTATTAATATAGCTTCTAATAAAGAGTCAAAAATCACAGGCCTCTTTATTGAGCCTTACAAAGAAAATAAACTTCCCGTTCTAGAAAAAAATATTTCTGATCTTATACTTCCCTTTACTAAAACGTGGACCGTTACATGGGGAGGGGATACCGTCATGCAAAATTATCATGTAGAGAGTACAGCTCAAAAAAATGCTTTTGACTTAGTAATCACAGATACCTCTGGAAAATCTTATAAAACAGACGGAAAGACAAATGAAGATTATTATGCTTTTGGAAAACATTTAATTGCTCCTTGTGATGCAGAAGTTGTTCTGGTTGTAGATGGGATAAAAGATAACCTCCCAGGGGAACTCAATCCAATCTACGTTCCTGGAAATACAGTGATCTTAAAAACCTCAAATGATGAGTTTCTATATTTTGCTCATTTTAAACAACATTCTATAATTGTTGAACTAGGCCAGAAAGTAGTGCAAGGGGAGTTGCTCGGGTTGTGTGGAAATTCTGGAAACTCATCAGAGCCTCACCTCCATTACCATATGCAGAATGTGGAAGACATGAACGTGGCAACTGGCGCAAAAAGTTATTTTAAGTCTATTGAAGTGAATGGAGAGGTAAAAGTTGATTATTCTCCTGTGAAGGGCGATAAAGTATCAAACCCTAATTAG
- a CDS encoding phosphatase PAP2 family protein: MILSTICFTASTSAQKNVIKDSIFKKDRSLSYESFIIPTTLITYGAVALNVSSVKDLDTPINQYIDGKEDSFPIDDVTQFLPSASVYVLNLFGVPGKHDFIDRTLILGSAYVLMGGSVRIIKNNTGIKRPDGYSNRSFPSGHTATAFMGAEFLYQEYRDVSIWYGVTGYAFAVSTAFLRLYNNKHWFSDVVAGAGIGILSTKIAYAIYPFLKRIFLKSKSTKALATPFYNGEHVGLAFTMSF, encoded by the coding sequence TTGATACTATCTACAATTTGTTTTACAGCCTCCACTAGTGCACAAAAAAACGTAATTAAAGATTCTATTTTTAAAAAAGATCGCTCTCTTTCCTATGAGTCCTTTATCATACCCACAACACTTATTACATACGGCGCTGTAGCACTTAATGTTTCAAGTGTCAAAGATTTAGATACTCCTATAAATCAATATATCGACGGTAAAGAAGATTCCTTTCCTATTGATGATGTCACACAATTTCTTCCCTCTGCTTCCGTATATGTGCTTAACCTATTTGGGGTACCAGGCAAACATGATTTTATAGACCGCACACTAATTCTTGGAAGCGCCTACGTTCTTATGGGAGGCAGTGTGCGTATTATAAAAAACAATACAGGAATAAAGCGTCCAGATGGATATAGCAATAGGTCTTTTCCTTCTGGACACACTGCAACCGCCTTTATGGGTGCAGAGTTTTTATATCAAGAATACAGAGATGTCTCTATATGGTATGGAGTCACAGGCTATGCATTTGCTGTAAGTACTGCATTCTTACGACTTTATAATAATAAGCATTGGTTTTCTGATGTAGTAGCTGGAGCAGGAATTGGAATTTTAAGTACAAAAATTGCATATGCCATATATCCTTTTCTGAAGCGTATTTTTTTAAAATCTAAATCCACGAAGGCACTAGCGACTCCATTTTATAATGGGGAACATGTGGGTCTGGCATTTACGATGTCTTTTTAA